A portion of the Tenacibaculum todarodis genome contains these proteins:
- a CDS encoding YiiX/YebB-like N1pC/P60 family cysteine hydrolase, protein MSKNLKQTYILLIFSVVLISCNSNQKKDTFQLKQGDLLFQNTGTGEVDTAIKDVTATSVSKNYSHVGVAMQKDGEWFVVEAIPKEGICQTPLKKFLNRNKSKLDKSQTTVARLDDYYQPYIANAITYGLERINTPYDEIFLWDDTSYYCSELVYKMFSSQGLSKEENPFLTNPMTFNDSTGKPMPSWVSYYKTRNQPIPEGIEGTNPNLMASSPKITFVHDYEKE, encoded by the coding sequence ATGTCTAAAAATCTAAAGCAAACTTATATTCTTCTTATATTTTCTGTTGTATTAATCAGTTGCAATAGCAATCAAAAAAAGGACACTTTTCAATTAAAACAAGGAGATTTACTGTTTCAAAACACGGGAACTGGCGAAGTTGATACTGCTATTAAAGATGTAACAGCAACTTCTGTTTCTAAAAACTATTCGCATGTTGGAGTGGCAATGCAAAAAGATGGAGAATGGTTTGTTGTAGAAGCAATACCAAAAGAAGGAATTTGCCAAACTCCTTTAAAAAAGTTTTTAAATAGGAATAAAAGTAAATTAGATAAATCTCAAACTACGGTTGCAAGGTTAGATGATTATTACCAACCTTATATTGCTAATGCAATTACTTATGGATTAGAAAGAATTAACACGCCTTACGACGAGATTTTTTTATGGGATGATACTTCATATTATTGCTCGGAATTAGTGTATAAGATGTTTTCTTCTCAAGGTTTATCAAAAGAAGAAAATCCTTTTCTTACGAATCCAATGACATTTAACGACAGCACAGGAAAACCAATGCCAAGTTGGGTAAGCTATTACAAAACACGCAACCAACCAATACCAGAAGGAATTGAAGGCACAAACCCAAACTTAATGGCAAGCAGTCCAAAGATTACGTTTGTCCATGATTATGAGAAGGAATAA
- a CDS encoding RNA polymerase sigma factor yields MTEEITLVKELQDVLTKERAFRVLISQYKERLYWHIRKIVISHDDADDVLQNTFIKIFRNIDKFKADSKLYSWMYRIATNEAITFINKRAKENNVDIEEWQQENASSIVNDTNFSGEEIQLILQKAIATLPQKQQLVFNMKYFDDLKYTEISEILETSVGGLKASYHHAVKKIEEYIKSSVD; encoded by the coding sequence TTGACAGAAGAAATTACACTTGTTAAAGAACTACAAGATGTTCTAACTAAAGAACGTGCTTTTCGTGTACTTATATCTCAATATAAAGAACGCTTATATTGGCATATAAGAAAGATTGTAATTTCTCATGATGATGCAGATGATGTTTTACAAAACACATTTATAAAAATTTTTAGAAATATAGATAAGTTTAAGGCAGATAGTAAATTATACTCTTGGATGTATAGAATTGCCACAAATGAAGCTATAACTTTTATAAATAAAAGAGCCAAAGAAAACAATGTTGATATTGAAGAGTGGCAACAAGAAAATGCATCTAGCATTGTAAATGACACTAATTTTAGTGGTGAAGAAATTCAACTAATTCTACAAAAAGCTATTGCAACTTTACCACAAAAACAACAACTTGTTTTTAATATGAAATATTTTGATGATTTAAAGTATACAGAGATATCTGAAATTTTAGAAACTTCTGTTGGAGGCCTTAAAGCATCTTATCATCATGCAGTAAAAAAAATTGAAGAATATATAAAATCAAGCGTAGATTAA
- a CDS encoding MBL fold metallo-hydrolase yields the protein MKLTFLGTGTSTGVPMIASKHPVAKSKDPRDKRLRSSVLISWKNVNYVIDTGPDFRQQMLRENVTSINGVLFTHEHADHVAGFEEIRPYGFQMGEVPIYLTERVLGSLKKRYDYIFATENRYPSAANVKPIIISHKENFVLDGVEVIPIEVMHGNLPILGYRFGNIAYITDIKTISEEEKSKLKNLDFLVVTGLRKAPHFSHFNIDEALAFIEELQPEKAYLTHISEPLGFHADAEKELPENVFLAYDGLVLE from the coding sequence ATGAAATTAACATTTTTAGGCACAGGAACTTCTACAGGAGTTCCAATGATAGCAAGTAAACATCCTGTAGCAAAATCTAAAGACCCAAGAGATAAACGTTTACGGTCTTCGGTTTTAATTTCTTGGAAGAATGTTAATTATGTAATTGATACTGGACCAGACTTTAGGCAGCAAATGTTACGTGAAAATGTTACGTCTATTAACGGAGTTTTGTTTACACACGAGCATGCAGATCATGTTGCTGGTTTTGAAGAAATTAGACCTTATGGTTTTCAAATGGGTGAAGTTCCTATTTATTTGACTGAAAGAGTTTTAGGTTCGTTAAAAAAGCGATACGATTATATTTTTGCTACAGAAAATAGGTATCCAAGTGCCGCAAATGTAAAGCCTATTATTATTTCTCATAAAGAGAATTTTGTGTTGGATGGAGTAGAAGTGATACCTATTGAAGTGATGCACGGAAATTTACCAATTTTGGGATATCGATTTGGAAATATTGCTTACATAACGGATATAAAAACCATAAGTGAAGAGGAGAAAAGTAAACTTAAAAACCTTGATTTTCTTGTGGTTACTGGTTTGCGAAAAGCACCTCATTTCTCCCACTTTAATATAGATGAAGCTTTAGCTTTTATTGAAGAATTACAACCTGAAAAAGCATATTTAACACACATTAGTGAACCTCTAGGTTTTCATGCAGATGCAGAAAAAGAATTGCCAGAAAATGTTTTTTTAGCTTATGACGGTTTAGTTTTAGAATAA
- a CDS encoding HAD family hydrolase — MYKDIKVIAFDADDTLWVNETYFREAEHEFAKLLSKYETENKIDQELFKKEIENLPLYGYGVKGFVLSMVECALELSNYKINQTTIDKILKIGKDMLEKPIELLDGVEEVLQELQGKYKLIVATKGDLLDQERKLEKSNLLKYFHHIEVMSDKKEADYIKLIKHLDINPSELLMIGNSLKSDVLPLLKVGATAIHVPFHTTWAHEEVLEEEKSEEYKTVVKITDILKFI, encoded by the coding sequence ATGTATAAAGACATTAAGGTTATTGCTTTTGATGCAGATGATACGCTTTGGGTTAATGAAACTTATTTTAGAGAGGCAGAACACGAGTTTGCAAAATTACTTTCTAAGTATGAAACTGAGAATAAAATAGACCAAGAGCTTTTTAAAAAAGAAATAGAAAACCTTCCATTATATGGTTACGGAGTTAAAGGTTTTGTACTTTCTATGGTTGAATGCGCTTTAGAATTATCTAATTATAAAATTAATCAAACGACAATAGATAAAATCTTAAAGATTGGTAAAGACATGCTTGAGAAACCTATCGAATTGTTAGATGGAGTAGAAGAAGTACTTCAAGAATTACAAGGAAAATATAAATTAATTGTTGCAACTAAAGGAGATTTATTAGATCAAGAACGAAAGTTAGAAAAATCTAATTTGCTAAAATATTTTCATCATATTGAAGTAATGAGTGATAAGAAAGAAGCAGACTATATTAAGTTAATCAAGCATTTAGATATTAATCCGTCTGAATTATTAATGATAGGAAATTCTTTAAAATCCGATGTTTTACCTTTGTTGAAAGTAGGGGCAACTGCAATTCACGTTCCTTTTCATACAACTTGGGCGCATGAAGAGGTTTTAGAAGAAGAAAAGTCTGAAGAATATAAAACAGTGGTAAAAATTACTGATATTTTAAAATTTATATGA
- a CDS encoding OmpH family outer membrane protein, whose protein sequence is MKELKKALLIITLLFGAVIYTNAQTKVAHINTQELISSMPEMKVAKSKFDKLQESLGNDIQASVTKYRNKLTQYKNDAINKTTAENEARKKELAELERRIQEAQAAAQKTAEAKYIDLTKPIQEKALAAIQKVARAQGFLYVLDETEGSGLLLADGTNLMSAVKRELGI, encoded by the coding sequence ATGAAAGAATTAAAAAAAGCATTACTAATAATTACACTCCTTTTTGGAGCTGTAATTTATACAAATGCACAAACTAAAGTAGCACATATTAATACACAAGAGCTAATTTCATCTATGCCAGAAATGAAAGTTGCTAAAAGTAAATTTGATAAACTTCAAGAATCTTTAGGAAATGACATACAAGCATCAGTAACAAAATACAGAAATAAATTAACACAATACAAAAACGATGCAATTAATAAAACTACTGCTGAAAATGAAGCTAGAAAAAAAGAACTAGCCGAGTTAGAAAGAAGAATACAAGAAGCGCAAGCAGCAGCTCAAAAGACAGCAGAGGCAAAATATATAGATTTAACAAAACCAATTCAAGAAAAAGCATTGGCTGCGATACAAAAGGTGGCTAGAGCTCAAGGTTTTTTATATGTTTTAGATGAAACAGAAGGTTCTGGATTGTTATTAGCAGATGGAACAAACTTAATGAGTGCAGTTAAAAGAGAATTAGGTATTTAA
- a CDS encoding nicotinate-nucleotide adenylyltransferase: MAIILKGDQEINSVPSTKSKALRINLNANIYGTFAEIGAGQETVRNFFRAGGASGTIAKAMSAYDKDFSDAIYGVGKNGRYVTETRLKKMLVHEIELIEDRLSRNKHPDKLFFSYANTVATINFSKKFKGHGWVGFRFQLDPLEDYNEIVLHIRFKETDARLQQETLGILGVNLIYGAFYMNDNPKELVKSFYDNLDKDQLEIDMINFSGPRFMYVDNRLMSLQLVKNGMTNAVMFGPDGNNLLPAQVLYKKNILAMRGSFRPVTKVNMDMFEKSKALFFAEKKVDPENTKVIFEITLSNLRAEGKINERDFLDRAELLCSLGQNVMITDYQEYFKLVEYFSEFTKERMALGMGVYNLIQIFDEKYYRHLSGGILEAFGKLFYRDLKVYMYPYHDQESGEYITSENLKVHPRMKELYKFFKNNGKLVNIDDFDPKILDIFSREVLRMIKCDEDGWEAMLPEGVSEMIKTNRLFGFTRKRIKK; this comes from the coding sequence ATGGCAATAATATTAAAAGGAGATCAAGAAATTAATAGTGTACCAAGTACAAAGAGCAAAGCGCTTCGTATTAATTTAAATGCAAATATCTACGGAACCTTTGCAGAAATTGGTGCAGGACAAGAAACTGTCCGTAATTTCTTTAGAGCTGGTGGTGCTTCTGGTACTATTGCAAAAGCAATGAGCGCCTACGATAAAGATTTCTCTGATGCTATTTATGGAGTTGGAAAAAACGGTAGATATGTTACCGAAACTCGTTTAAAAAAGATGTTAGTTCATGAAATTGAATTAATTGAAGATAGATTAAGCCGTAACAAACATCCTGATAAATTATTTTTTAGTTATGCCAATACTGTTGCCACAATTAATTTCTCTAAGAAATTTAAAGGGCATGGTTGGGTTGGATTTCGTTTTCAACTAGATCCTTTAGAAGATTATAATGAAATTGTTTTACACATTCGTTTTAAAGAAACAGATGCTCGTTTACAACAAGAAACACTAGGTATTTTAGGTGTAAACTTAATTTATGGTGCTTTTTATATGAATGATAATCCGAAGGAATTAGTAAAATCTTTCTATGACAATTTAGATAAAGATCAGCTAGAAATTGATATGATTAATTTCTCTGGACCACGTTTTATGTATGTAGACAATCGTTTAATGAGTTTACAATTAGTAAAAAACGGAATGACAAATGCAGTAATGTTTGGACCTGACGGAAACAACTTATTACCAGCTCAAGTTCTTTATAAAAAGAATATTTTGGCAATGCGTGGAAGCTTTAGACCTGTTACTAAAGTGAATATGGATATGTTTGAAAAATCTAAAGCACTCTTTTTTGCTGAGAAAAAAGTAGATCCAGAAAACACTAAAGTTATATTTGAAATTACATTAAGTAACCTACGTGCAGAAGGTAAAATTAATGAGAGAGATTTCTTAGACAGGGCAGAACTACTTTGTTCTTTAGGGCAAAATGTAATGATTACTGACTACCAAGAATACTTTAAATTGGTAGAATATTTTAGTGAGTTTACTAAAGAAAGAATGGCACTTGGAATGGGAGTTTACAACCTAATCCAAATTTTTGATGAAAAATATTACCGTCATTTAAGTGGTGGTATTTTAGAAGCCTTCGGAAAACTTTTTTACAGAGATTTAAAAGTTTATATGTATCCTTATCACGATCAAGAATCTGGAGAATATATTACTAGTGAAAACTTAAAAGTACATCCACGTATGAAAGAGCTTTATAAGTTCTTTAAAAACAATGGTAAACTTGTTAATATAGATGATTTTGATCCTAAAATTTTAGATATTTTTTCTCGCGAAGTTTTAAGAATGATAAAATGCGATGAAGATGGTTGGGAAGCAATGTTACCAGAAGGAGTTTCTGAAATGATTAAAACAAATCGTTTATTTGGTTTTACTCGTAAAAGAATTAAAAAATAA
- a CDS encoding chloramphenicol acetyltransferase: MKYLDIESWNRKQHFEHFRTLADPTFSLVVNVDVTNAFRYSKNSDYSFFILYLHACMKAINAVENFKYRIEGDKIAIYNTINASATIARKDNTFGFSYIKFSEDIIEFYANFLQEKERIENSTALFPNEYSLGCIHCSALPWVNFTAHKEPFSGDKDNSVPQLAFGKIKEEENKILMPIAVNVNHALVDGYHIGLFFNKFQEELDNFN; the protein is encoded by the coding sequence ATGAAATATTTAGATATTGAAAGTTGGAATAGAAAACAACATTTTGAACATTTTAGAACCTTAGCCGACCCAACATTTTCTTTAGTTGTAAATGTGGACGTTACTAATGCTTTTAGGTATTCTAAAAATTCCGATTATTCTTTTTTTATTCTCTATTTACATGCTTGTATGAAGGCAATTAATGCTGTCGAAAACTTTAAATATAGAATAGAAGGCGATAAAATAGCTATATATAATACCATTAATGCATCTGCAACAATAGCTAGAAAAGACAATACTTTTGGGTTTTCTTACATTAAATTTTCTGAAGATATTATTGAGTTTTATGCTAATTTTTTACAAGAAAAAGAAAGAATTGAAAATTCAACAGCTTTATTCCCAAATGAATATTCTTTAGGTTGTATACATTGTTCAGCATTACCTTGGGTAAATTTTACAGCACATAAAGAACCTTTTTCTGGAGATAAAGATAATAGTGTTCCGCAATTAGCTTTTGGTAAAATTAAAGAAGAAGAAAACAAAATTTTAATGCCAATTGCAGTAAATGTAAATCATGCTTTGGTAGACGGATATCATATTGGTTTATTTTTTAATAAATTTCAAGAAGAGTTAGATAATTTCAACTAA
- a CDS encoding TonB-dependent receptor: protein MKFYIKFLFLIGFTSAYAQNTISGKITDKNNNALLGVEVYATELHKGTTTLEDGTYKFKNIPNGKITINFSYLGFKTVSKNFIFSSENQTFDLQLDEAVFMMDEIIVSTPFNKLQSENVMKVERLSAKAIHKTGATTLSEGITNIAGVSQISTGTSIGKPVIRGLSGNRVLVYTQGIRLENQQFGDEHGLGISDNGVESVEVIKGPASLLYGSDALGGVLYINPEKFAKDNDTQVLASQRYFSNTLGSNSSLALKTSTDDWKFLARGTYAFHSDYKIPTDQRVTNTRFKEKDLKLGVGYNKTSFSSELRYNFNNSKLGIPEEGIMEQSTSTNPLEPFQEIDNHIISLHNHFFFGNSKLDIDLGYTFNDRKEFEEHHDEHGDDDHDDDHDEHEEHEEAALHMKLKTFSYNAKYYLPKLGKVELLVGVQGLNQTNTNFGEELLIPNATINDFGVFTTANYSWNRNTIQAGIRFDNRAITTEYHEVAHEDEVHIFNAIDKSYDSFTGSLGFKTSLSDNFTARINLASGFRAPNLAELTSNGVHHGTNRFEIGNNDLINEKNTQVDIALEYATEHFELFTNGFYNQLNDYIYLNPTGEIEDGAPVYTYIQEDAKLYGAEIGFHLHPHPLDWLHLESTFETVIGKQDNGDYLPLIPANTWKNTFRTEFNLNNWLQQGYASLSLHSTFAQENVSQFETSTDAYSLLNLAFGGDVSIGKTKFNTYISVNNLFDKEYINHLSRLKQDGILNAGRNIVVGVQFEI from the coding sequence ATGAAATTTTATATCAAATTCCTATTTTTAATAGGATTTACAAGTGCGTACGCACAAAATACAATATCAGGAAAAATAACAGATAAAAACAACAATGCTTTATTAGGTGTAGAAGTTTATGCAACAGAACTACATAAAGGGACTACTACTTTAGAAGACGGAACATACAAGTTTAAAAATATTCCTAATGGAAAAATAACCATCAATTTTAGTTATTTAGGTTTTAAAACAGTTTCAAAGAACTTTATTTTTTCATCTGAAAATCAAACTTTTGATTTGCAATTAGATGAAGCCGTTTTTATGATGGATGAAATTATAGTTTCAACACCATTTAACAAATTGCAATCGGAAAACGTGATGAAAGTTGAACGTTTATCAGCTAAAGCAATACATAAAACGGGTGCAACAACTTTATCTGAAGGAATTACAAATATTGCAGGAGTTTCTCAAATATCTACAGGAACATCTATTGGAAAACCTGTAATTAGAGGTTTAAGTGGTAATAGAGTTTTGGTGTACACACAAGGAATTCGTTTAGAAAACCAACAATTTGGAGACGAGCACGGATTAGGAATTAGCGATAATGGTGTAGAAAGTGTTGAAGTTATAAAAGGCCCTGCATCTCTACTCTATGGTTCGGACGCTTTAGGTGGTGTTTTATATATTAACCCCGAAAAATTTGCCAAAGATAATGACACACAAGTATTAGCAAGTCAGCGTTATTTTAGCAATACATTAGGTAGTAATAGTTCTTTAGCTTTAAAAACTTCAACTGATGATTGGAAATTTTTAGCGCGTGGAACTTATGCTTTTCACTCAGATTATAAAATTCCAACAGACCAAAGAGTTACCAATACTCGTTTTAAAGAAAAAGATTTAAAGTTAGGTGTTGGTTATAATAAAACTTCTTTTTCTTCGGAATTACGTTATAATTTTAACAATTCTAAATTAGGTATTCCAGAGGAAGGAATTATGGAACAATCTACAAGCACAAATCCGCTTGAACCGTTTCAAGAAATTGATAATCACATTATAAGTTTACACAATCACTTTTTCTTCGGAAATTCTAAGTTAGATATCGATTTAGGGTACACTTTTAATGATAGAAAAGAATTTGAGGAACACCATGATGAACATGGTGATGATGATCATGACGACGATCATGATGAGCATGAAGAACATGAAGAAGCTGCTTTACACATGAAATTGAAAACGTTTAGCTATAATGCTAAATATTATTTACCAAAATTAGGTAAAGTTGAACTATTAGTTGGTGTACAGGGTTTAAATCAAACAAATACAAATTTTGGTGAAGAGTTATTAATTCCGAATGCAACAATTAATGATTTTGGCGTATTTACCACAGCTAATTATAGTTGGAATAGAAACACTATTCAAGCCGGAATTCGTTTTGATAACAGAGCAATTACTACAGAATATCACGAAGTTGCCCACGAAGATGAAGTTCACATTTTTAACGCAATTGATAAATCTTACGATAGTTTTACAGGTTCTTTAGGATTTAAAACATCGCTTTCTGATAATTTTACAGCAAGAATTAACCTTGCTTCTGGGTTTAGAGCACCCAATTTAGCAGAATTAACATCAAATGGAGTACATCATGGAACAAACCGATTTGAAATTGGAAACAATGATTTAATCAACGAGAAAAATACACAAGTTGATATTGCTTTAGAATATGCAACAGAACATTTTGAATTGTTTACAAACGGATTTTACAATCAATTAAACGATTATATTTATTTAAATCCTACGGGAGAAATTGAAGATGGCGCGCCAGTTTATACTTATATCCAAGAAGACGCAAAATTATATGGAGCAGAAATTGGTTTTCATTTACATCCACATCCGTTAGATTGGTTGCATTTAGAAAGTACTTTTGAAACCGTAATTGGTAAACAAGATAATGGAGATTATTTACCATTAATTCCTGCAAATACTTGGAAAAATACGTTTAGAACTGAGTTCAATTTAAATAACTGGTTACAACAAGGTTATGCTTCTTTAAGTTTACATAGCACGTTTGCGCAAGAAAATGTAAGTCAGTTTGAAACTTCAACAGATGCATACAGTTTGCTAAACTTAGCTTTTGGTGGCGATGTTTCAATTGGTAAAACAAAGTTTAACACTTATATTTCAGTAAACAATTTATTTGACAAGGAATACATAAACCATTTATCTCGTTTAAAACAAGACGGAATTTTAAACGCTGGAAGAAATATTGTTGTTGGCGTACAGTTTGAGATATAA
- the lon gene encoding endopeptidase La, with the protein MSKSKIIHLDSLSLQDMMNEDSELIPLMTPEDEALINKEEVPEILPILPLRNTVLFPGVVIPITAGRDKSIQLIKEANKGNKIIGVVAQKNEEVETPTGKDIHTTGVVAQILRVLKMPDGNTTVIIQGKKRFEIENIIQEEPYLKAVVKEAVEEREVDDKKEFRAILDAIKEQALKVIEENPMLPSEASFAIKNIKSDSFLVNFISSNMDLSVAQKQVILEKDNLKERALLTLKNLNKELQKLQLKNDIQSKTRSDLDQQQREYYLNQQLKTIQDELGGVSNDQEIEEMRAKGKTKKWKKEVAETFEKEINRLKRMNPQMAEYGVQRNYLELMLDLPWGIYSEDKFDLKKGQKILDRDHFGLEKVKDRIIEHLAVLKLRGDMKSPIICLYGPPGVGKTSLGKSVAEALGRKYVRMSLGGLRDEAEIRGHRKTYIGAMPGRLIQNLKKAGTSNPVFVLDEIDKLSNSHQGDPSSAMLEVLDPEQNESFYDNYLEVGYDLSKVLFIATANNLGQIPWALRDRMELINVTGYTIEEKIEIAKKYLLPKQLKEHGLTAEHLKLGKAQIEKVVEGYTRESGVRGLEKQIAKVVRFAAKSIALEEEYDISLTNEDIEKILGAARLERDKYENNDVAGVVTGLAWTSVGGDILFIESILSKGKGNLSITGNLGKVMKESSTIAMKYIKANAEVFGIKPEILEKYDVHIHVPEGATPKDGPSAGITMLTSLVSVFTQRKVKNKLAMTGEITLRGKVLPVGGIKEKILAAKRANIKEIILCEENKKDIEEIKASYLKGMKFHYVTEMHQVIDVALTKQKVKNAKKLA; encoded by the coding sequence ATGAGTAAATCGAAAATAATACATTTAGACAGTTTGTCGCTTCAAGATATGATGAATGAAGATTCGGAATTAATTCCGTTAATGACACCAGAAGACGAAGCGTTAATCAACAAAGAAGAAGTGCCGGAGATTTTACCAATTCTTCCGTTAAGAAATACCGTTTTATTTCCAGGAGTTGTAATTCCAATTACAGCAGGTAGAGATAAATCTATTCAACTTATAAAGGAAGCAAACAAAGGCAATAAAATTATTGGTGTTGTAGCGCAAAAGAACGAAGAGGTAGAAACTCCAACAGGAAAAGACATTCATACAACTGGAGTTGTAGCGCAAATTTTGAGAGTTTTAAAAATGCCAGATGGTAACACAACCGTTATTATTCAAGGTAAAAAACGTTTCGAAATTGAAAATATCATTCAAGAAGAACCGTATTTAAAAGCAGTTGTAAAAGAAGCTGTTGAAGAACGTGAGGTTGACGACAAAAAAGAATTTAGAGCAATTTTAGATGCAATTAAAGAGCAGGCTTTAAAAGTTATTGAAGAAAACCCAATGTTGCCTTCAGAAGCTTCATTTGCTATAAAAAACATTAAAAGCGATTCGTTTTTAGTGAATTTTATATCTTCAAATATGGATTTAAGTGTTGCGCAAAAACAAGTTATTTTAGAAAAAGATAATTTAAAAGAACGTGCATTATTAACACTTAAGAACTTAAATAAAGAGTTGCAAAAATTGCAATTAAAGAATGATATTCAGTCTAAAACACGTTCAGATTTAGACCAACAACAACGTGAGTATTATTTAAATCAGCAGTTAAAAACCATTCAAGACGAATTAGGTGGTGTTTCTAACGATCAAGAGATTGAAGAAATGCGCGCTAAAGGAAAAACTAAGAAATGGAAAAAAGAAGTTGCTGAAACTTTTGAGAAAGAAATAAATAGATTAAAACGTATGAATCCGCAAATGGCGGAATACGGCGTACAAAGAAACTATTTAGAATTGATGTTAGATTTACCTTGGGGAATATATTCCGAAGATAAATTCGACCTTAAAAAAGGACAAAAAATTCTTGATAGAGATCACTTTGGTTTAGAAAAAGTAAAAGACAGAATTATAGAACATTTAGCAGTTTTAAAGCTTCGTGGAGATATGAAGTCGCCAATTATCTGTTTATATGGACCTCCAGGAGTTGGTAAAACTTCGTTAGGGAAATCTGTTGCAGAAGCATTAGGACGTAAATATGTGCGTATGTCTTTAGGTGGTTTAAGAGACGAAGCAGAAATTCGTGGACACAGAAAAACTTACATTGGTGCAATGCCAGGACGTTTAATTCAGAATTTGAAGAAAGCAGGAACTTCAAATCCAGTTTTTGTGTTAGATGAAATAGACAAGTTAAGTAATAGCCATCAAGGAGATCCTTCTTCAGCAATGTTAGAAGTGTTAGATCCTGAGCAAAACGAATCTTTTTACGACAATTATTTAGAAGTTGGTTACGATCTTTCTAAAGTGTTATTTATAGCAACGGCAAACAATTTAGGTCAGATTCCGTGGGCATTACGCGACAGAATGGAACTTATAAATGTTACCGGTTATACGATTGAAGAAAAAATAGAAATTGCTAAAAAATATTTGTTACCAAAACAATTAAAAGAACACGGTTTAACAGCTGAACATTTAAAGTTAGGAAAAGCACAGATAGAAAAAGTAGTAGAAGGTTATACAAGAGAATCTGGCGTAAGAGGTTTAGAAAAGCAAATAGCAAAAGTGGTGCGTTTTGCCGCAAAATCTATCGCTTTAGAAGAAGAATATGATATTTCTTTAACCAATGAAGACATTGAGAAAATTTTAGGAGCAGCACGTTTAGAGCGCGATAAATACGAAAACAATGATGTTGCAGGAGTGGTAACCGGTTTAGCGTGGACAAGCGTTGGAGGCGATATTTTATTTATAGAATCTATTTTATCTAAAGGAAAAGGAAACCTTTCTATAACAGGTAATTTAGGTAAAGTAATGAAAGAATCTTCTACCATTGCCATGAAATATATCAAGGCAAATGCCGAGGTTTTCGGTATAAAACCTGAGATTTTAGAAAAGTACGATGTTCATATTCACGTGCCAGAAGGCGCAACGCCAAAAGATGGACCAAGTGCTGGTATTACCATGTTAACCTCTTTGGTTTCTGTGTTTACGCAACGTAAGGTGAAGAATAAATTGGCTATGACAGGTGAAATTACTTTACGTGGAAAAGTGTTGCCAGTTGGCGGAATTAAAGAAAAAATATTGGCTGCAAAGCGTGCAAATATTAAAGAAATTATTCTGTGCGAAGAAAACAAAAAAGACATAGAAGAAATTAAAGCAAGTTATTTAAAAGGCATGAAGTTTCATTATGTAACCGAAATGCACCAAGTAATAGACGTTGCGCTTACAAAGCAAAAAGTTAAAAACGCTAAGAAATTAGCCTAA